One window of Agrobacterium tumefaciens genomic DNA carries:
- a CDS encoding aminotransferase class I/II-fold pyridoxal phosphate-dependent enzyme — translation MLAQRTDMFKSSGTAAARAAAKAAADAGKEIVDLTAGEIWSDLAPTIRDGAIEAIQKGINRYTDTIGLIELREALARKVSLETGQLWQSDEIAVTSGAKQALFNTAMVLLNPGDEVIIPSPYWTTFPAQVMIAGATPVFVETRSNGYVPLIEDIKAAVTERTRAIVINTPANPTGAVYDVKTLVAIAELAINRNFWIIFDECYGDFVHGHQTHHPIVSLVPEVRSRTVIINAFSKSLALTGWRIGYLSAPKDVVNAVKALQSHTTSNPNVIAQHAVLTHLRQDDGVYQANLRAQLARSRQIGLSVLSGLSHVPVPNAQGGFYFYLDLSELLKAKAGSVAVTADDVVNSLLREVGVAAVSGTAFGDPSGIRLSYGIPTEMLETGLSRLVEMLNAWK, via the coding sequence ATGCTTGCGCAACGCACCGACATGTTCAAGTCATCGGGCACAGCTGCAGCACGAGCGGCGGCAAAAGCCGCCGCCGACGCGGGTAAGGAGATTGTCGATCTTACCGCCGGAGAAATCTGGTCTGACCTTGCACCGACGATCCGCGATGGCGCCATCGAGGCAATTCAAAAGGGCATCAACCGATATACCGATACGATCGGACTGATCGAATTGCGCGAAGCTCTCGCTAGAAAAGTTTCACTGGAGACGGGCCAGCTGTGGCAGTCAGACGAAATCGCCGTCACCAGTGGCGCGAAGCAGGCGCTCTTCAATACGGCGATGGTGCTGCTTAATCCTGGTGACGAAGTCATCATTCCGTCGCCATACTGGACCACTTTCCCGGCCCAGGTGATGATCGCCGGCGCGACACCTGTCTTTGTTGAAACGCGCTCCAACGGTTATGTCCCCCTCATCGAGGATATCAAAGCGGCCGTGACGGAGCGAACCAGAGCGATTGTCATCAACACACCTGCCAATCCGACTGGTGCCGTCTATGATGTTAAGACGCTGGTGGCGATCGCCGAGCTCGCCATCAACCGAAATTTCTGGATCATCTTTGATGAATGCTACGGCGATTTCGTACATGGCCACCAAACCCACCACCCAATCGTTTCACTGGTACCGGAAGTTCGCTCGCGGACTGTGATCATCAACGCTTTCAGCAAGTCTCTTGCCTTGACCGGATGGCGCATCGGATATCTCAGCGCGCCCAAGGATGTGGTCAACGCGGTTAAGGCTCTGCAGTCTCATACGACCTCGAATCCAAACGTGATTGCACAGCACGCCGTGCTCACCCACTTGCGGCAGGACGACGGCGTCTACCAGGCCAACCTTCGCGCTCAGCTCGCCCGGTCAAGGCAGATCGGACTCAGCGTGCTTTCAGGCCTTTCCCATGTTCCCGTACCGAATGCACAGGGCGGCTTCTACTTCTATCTTGATCTGTCGGAGCTGCTGAAAGCGAAGGCGGGCAGCGTTGCCGTCACCGCAGACGACGTTGTGAATTCGCTTCTGCGTGAAGTCGGCGTCGCCGCAGTTTCAGGCACGGCTTTCGGCGATCCATCGGGCATTCGTCTCTCATACGGGATCCCAACGGAAATGCTCGAAACTGGGCTTTCCCGTCTCGTTGAGATGCTCAACGCCTGGAAATGA
- a CDS encoding phosphocholine cytidylyltransferase family protein: MTNYHPKRAVILAAGFGSRLRPLTDLRPKPLVEVNGVPILHNALRNLEAVGVEDVTIVVGYRKDAIQYACGSRFGRLEVSYVESAVFDKTGSAYSLWLAREALLQGDCYLLEGDVFFEVNALHYLTINDVPNTSAVAPFDASMEGSAVILGENDYIAEVRMKQTAANLADGSPQLFKTMNLMRLSSTDLRGKIVPFLDDLIGTGAVKAYTEELFANLIERRGLRMAAARCDDLRWYEIDSAEDLRIAERIFAAPMRMSTTVEARSA, from the coding sequence ATGACAAACTATCATCCGAAGAGAGCCGTCATCCTCGCAGCAGGCTTCGGCTCCCGGCTGCGCCCTCTGACCGATCTCCGGCCCAAGCCGCTGGTCGAGGTCAATGGAGTTCCTATCCTTCACAATGCCTTGCGGAACCTCGAAGCGGTCGGTGTCGAAGACGTCACCATCGTTGTTGGCTATCGCAAGGACGCGATTCAGTATGCCTGCGGCTCGCGGTTCGGGAGACTCGAGGTCAGCTATGTCGAGTCTGCCGTATTCGACAAGACGGGCAGTGCGTATTCGCTCTGGCTGGCACGCGAGGCACTTCTTCAAGGCGATTGCTATCTTCTGGAAGGCGATGTCTTTTTCGAGGTGAATGCTCTCCATTATCTGACGATCAACGACGTCCCAAACACGTCCGCCGTCGCACCTTTCGACGCTTCGATGGAGGGATCTGCGGTCATTCTCGGGGAAAACGACTATATAGCCGAAGTCCGCATGAAGCAGACGGCAGCAAATCTCGCCGACGGGTCTCCGCAGCTCTTCAAGACAATGAACCTGATGCGCCTGAGCTCCACAGATCTCAGAGGCAAGATCGTTCCGTTCCTCGACGATCTGATCGGTACAGGTGCCGTCAAGGCTTACACGGAGGAGCTTTTCGCAAACCTGATTGAACGGCGTGGACTGCGGATGGCCGCAGCTCGCTGCGATGACCTTCGATGGTACGAGATCGACAGCGCTGAGGATCTGCGGATCGCGGAAAGGATATTCGCCGCACCCATGCGCATGAGCACAACGGTCGAGGCTCGCAGCGCCTGA
- a CDS encoding 3-phosphoglycerate dehydrogenase produces the protein MMKILLLGHYHQSMIDELAARHAVEQVKDGDFTKHLHDIDILVLRSHVGVTTADINRAGRLSLIIKAGSGFDNIDVNAARNRGIVVDSTPAASRSVADHAVALLLCGWRRLPLFSSELRAGNWGIKYAQLARDIEGHTLGILGFGQIGRLMAKRSAALGFNISVFDRSPMKREKQLVAEQTGASFTNLEELLSRSSALSIHLPLTKETQGMIGNVEFDRMPDGIVLVNTGRAGVVQRPALLAALRSGKIASAGLDVFHSEPLDPADELLNLPNVLCTPHVGAQTSEAMENVGAAVVRRIEIHATALLSVIKQQNSVVSG, from the coding sequence ATGATGAAAATCTTACTCCTTGGTCACTATCATCAATCCATGATTGACGAGCTTGCTGCCCGCCATGCGGTGGAACAGGTCAAAGACGGCGACTTTACAAAACATCTTCATGATATCGACATCCTCGTTTTGCGCAGTCACGTCGGGGTCACCACCGCTGACATCAACCGAGCCGGGCGGTTGAGCCTCATTATTAAAGCGGGTTCGGGCTTCGACAACATCGATGTCAATGCTGCCCGCAACCGGGGCATCGTAGTCGATTCTACCCCGGCCGCGTCGAGATCTGTCGCCGACCATGCGGTTGCTTTGCTTCTCTGCGGTTGGCGACGTTTGCCGCTGTTTTCATCTGAGCTTCGCGCCGGAAACTGGGGGATCAAATACGCGCAACTGGCTCGGGATATTGAAGGACACACGCTCGGTATACTTGGCTTCGGCCAGATAGGTCGCCTCATGGCAAAGCGCAGCGCCGCCCTCGGCTTTAATATCTCTGTCTTCGATCGTTCGCCGATGAAACGGGAAAAGCAGCTGGTGGCCGAACAGACGGGCGCATCATTTACAAACCTGGAGGAACTGCTCAGCAGATCGTCCGCATTATCGATCCATCTCCCGCTCACCAAGGAGACGCAGGGGATGATTGGAAACGTCGAGTTCGACCGCATGCCAGATGGCATAGTACTGGTCAACACAGGCCGAGCGGGCGTCGTTCAACGGCCGGCACTGTTGGCCGCCCTGCGTTCCGGCAAGATCGCCAGTGCCGGGCTTGATGTATTTCACTCCGAACCGCTGGATCCCGCGGACGAGCTTCTCAACCTTCCGAATGTGTTGTGCACGCCCCATGTGGGCGCCCAGACCAGCGAGGCGATGGAGAACGTTGGGGCCGCAGTTGTCAGGCGGATCGAGATCCACGCCACAGCTTTGCTCAGTGTCATCAAACAACAAAATTCGGTTGTTTCCGGTTAA
- a CDS encoding ornithine cyclodeaminase — protein sequence MTRSYLHTPALHVLTRTDLADIELAPSEVIPIVEEAYLSYANGQSGCPTKLMLRLPNDRDSLSYSMLGYDGGTEMLAFKTSYRQGNTNYEKYYPTISLYDDTTGMPFAFMDCLKVGGYRTPASTAIIAKYCGKVDARSALMIGSGRSGVNTLPYLLTAMPQLETLRLFGTHPEGIALSIATFKRYFPDREVELVGDVPEAVAMSDVVVAASGRAAHPRVQTRWLAPGGLLISVASKGVEDGALGEADYTIATNKSQMFDKHRRLAGPDGIMDVDAELPEIIAGRRSGRRSQDDKVFAFNSGMVITDIPIAHAFATRAIAAGRGRRIELWS from the coding sequence ATGACCAGATCTTATCTCCATACGCCCGCCCTGCATGTGTTGACCCGGACAGACCTCGCAGACATCGAGCTGGCGCCGTCGGAAGTCATCCCGATCGTCGAGGAAGCGTATCTGTCCTATGCAAACGGCCAGTCGGGTTGCCCGACGAAACTGATGTTGCGGCTTCCAAACGACCGGGACTCGCTGTCGTATTCGATGCTTGGCTACGATGGCGGGACCGAGATGCTCGCTTTCAAAACGTCATACCGGCAGGGGAACACGAACTATGAGAAATATTACCCCACGATAAGCCTCTATGACGACACGACGGGCATGCCATTTGCGTTCATGGACTGCCTGAAGGTTGGCGGTTACCGGACGCCGGCATCAACAGCGATCATCGCCAAATATTGTGGGAAGGTCGACGCCCGCTCGGCCCTGATGATCGGGAGCGGTCGCTCAGGCGTCAACACGCTGCCCTATCTGTTGACCGCCATGCCGCAGCTCGAAACATTGCGCCTGTTCGGCACCCATCCGGAAGGGATCGCCCTGAGCATCGCAACCTTCAAAAGATATTTCCCGGATCGCGAGGTAGAACTGGTGGGTGATGTGCCCGAAGCAGTCGCGATGTCGGACGTCGTCGTGGCGGCCTCCGGGCGCGCTGCCCACCCCAGGGTTCAGACCAGGTGGCTTGCTCCCGGTGGTTTGTTGATTTCTGTTGCCAGCAAGGGTGTCGAGGACGGCGCACTCGGGGAGGCCGATTACACAATCGCGACCAACAAAAGCCAAATGTTCGACAAGCACCGACGGCTGGCTGGTCCAGACGGCATCATGGACGTCGATGCAGAACTGCCCGAAATCATCGCAGGTCGCCGATCGGGGCGGCGCAGCCAGGATGACAAGGTCTTTGCCTTCAACAGCGGCATGGTGATCACCGATATCCCGATTGCTCATGCCTTCGCGACGCGGGCTATAGCCGCGGGTCGTGGCAGGAGGATCGAATTGTGGAGTTAG
- a CDS encoding CDP-alcohol phosphatidyltransferase family protein, with protein MQSIIYAIDLDDVSDPQLVADYFFARAYGSSCFERNLQLLRRTFQEVSVSIVGKELFSSETNEKLLLLAEKLNFSFVSRQLDQLPQGDKRSAIVIYQSGLALLTKFTALDTTDMEAPRKSDNGSEESSLLQSIKAACDHHGAEVLLCHVFPSHSEERVPFILYRPQEAVNITSMGPDLVAGVKRHLEIRASQRSMDGPVSRLIVRHLCHLASKPLAAAGIHPNYVTLAGALSAFCAVLLFLDGRALPLAVGGVCWLIGGILDEADGEVARLQGKESTFGSWLDLTLDRVLDAAMLLALAWPLTLHEPYGEQYLIITLCALVAVSASSYTGLLYDSWMRSKDRHTYFRLGRDVRILIITLCALFGFRMLPIVLCGVFAATEIGRRFWVCWRVERSVQGIYE; from the coding sequence ATGCAGTCCATTATCTACGCGATCGATCTCGACGACGTTTCCGATCCGCAACTAGTCGCGGACTATTTCTTCGCGCGAGCTTATGGGTCCTCTTGCTTCGAGAGGAATCTGCAGCTTCTGAGGCGAACATTCCAGGAAGTGTCCGTCTCCATTGTCGGTAAGGAGCTTTTTAGCTCGGAGACAAACGAGAAACTACTGCTGCTCGCTGAGAAGCTCAATTTCTCGTTTGTCTCCAGGCAACTCGATCAACTCCCACAGGGCGACAAGCGTTCGGCCATTGTCATTTATCAGTCGGGCCTCGCCTTGCTGACGAAATTCACGGCACTGGACACCACTGACATGGAAGCTCCCCGCAAAAGCGATAACGGATCCGAGGAATCGAGCTTGCTGCAATCGATCAAGGCGGCATGCGACCACCATGGGGCAGAGGTTTTGCTTTGCCATGTTTTTCCAAGCCATAGTGAGGAGCGAGTACCCTTCATTCTTTACCGACCGCAAGAGGCGGTGAATATCACATCGATGGGTCCAGACCTGGTAGCGGGCGTCAAGCGCCATTTGGAGATCCGTGCCTCTCAGAGATCCATGGATGGTCCGGTATCGCGCCTGATCGTGCGGCATCTTTGCCATCTCGCCTCCAAGCCACTCGCGGCGGCTGGAATACACCCCAATTACGTCACGCTCGCGGGCGCCTTATCCGCCTTCTGTGCAGTTCTGCTATTTCTGGACGGACGAGCGTTGCCGCTCGCGGTTGGCGGAGTTTGCTGGCTCATCGGAGGTATTCTTGATGAAGCCGATGGCGAGGTGGCACGGCTTCAGGGCAAAGAATCGACATTCGGTTCCTGGCTGGATCTGACGTTGGACCGCGTCCTCGATGCCGCTATGTTGCTGGCACTTGCCTGGCCACTCACGCTACATGAGCCCTACGGTGAGCAATATCTCATTATTACGCTCTGTGCTTTGGTAGCTGTTTCTGCCAGCAGCTACACCGGCTTGCTCTACGATAGCTGGATGCGGTCCAAAGATCGTCATACCTATTTCCGACTGGGGCGCGACGTCAGAATTTTGATCATCACACTCTGTGCACTTTTCGGCTTCCGGATGCTGCCAATCGTTCTCTGCGGTGTTTTTGCGGCGACGGAAATCGGCCGCCGGTTTTGGGTATGCTGGCGAGTCGAGCGGTCGGTTCAAGGTATTTACGAATAG
- a CDS encoding ParB N-terminal domain-containing protein, whose translation MASSYCLFDPHLLVPTEEVDLSRVHDLEAKILSDGHWIEPITAHRDAHFVMDGHHRLTVAKRLNLKFLPVVFLGYEQVQVTSWRAGETVTPEEIFAMARSGHLFPFKTTRHVFNPAIPACDVPLEHLGYTLRPDTLTAPSPNSQSTLLKRSSR comes from the coding sequence ATGGCCTCTTCATACTGCCTGTTTGACCCCCATTTGCTCGTGCCTACCGAAGAGGTGGATCTTTCGAGAGTACACGATCTTGAAGCAAAGATCCTGTCTGACGGGCATTGGATCGAACCGATAACAGCCCACAGGGATGCGCACTTTGTCATGGACGGGCATCATCGGCTCACTGTCGCGAAACGGCTCAATCTTAAATTTTTGCCTGTTGTTTTCCTTGGATACGAACAGGTGCAGGTGACGTCGTGGCGTGCCGGAGAGACGGTGACGCCCGAAGAGATCTTCGCTATGGCTCGCAGCGGTCACCTGTTCCCGTTCAAGACCACGCGACACGTCTTCAATCCAGCGATTCCGGCTTGCGATGTTCCCCTTGAGCACCTCGGCTACACGTTGCGGCCGGACACGCTGACTGCCCCTTCCCCAAATTCTCAGAGCACGCTTTTGAAGAGGAGCAGCAGATGA